The following coding sequences are from one Candidatus Nitrohelix vancouverensis window:
- a CDS encoding DNA polymerase III subunit beta yields the protein MEVRINREAFLSGMQKTQGIVEAKGAMPILAHVFLSAKDEEICIQATDLEIGSKAYYAANVVKPGSATMNARKLFDIVRELPDNQEIHLIKEENNWVTIKCGKSKFRLPGMPPEDFPALPEYSDQALMEFSASMLREMVKKTSFAISPDETRQALNGLLLERDDGSAVMVGTDGHRLSMIARPLLNPQSDSQDKQSFLLPRKAVAELLKQIDSEEGTLSFSEKGSHIAFFHGKQVVVSRKIEGKFPNYKQVIPADNNIQIQINRNELQHALKRVALLADEKSKMVRFEIRDNTMTLISDNTEMGAAREELTIDYSGEEIFVGLNARYILDVLNVVDEETVTLNLKDQNHSCLITMDSDKNYQSIVMPMRL from the coding sequence ATCAACAGAGAAGCATTTCTCAGCGGCATGCAGAAAACGCAAGGCATTGTCGAGGCCAAAGGCGCCATGCCCATCCTTGCGCATGTGTTTCTTTCCGCAAAGGATGAAGAAATCTGCATCCAGGCGACCGACCTTGAAATCGGCTCCAAGGCGTATTACGCCGCGAACGTCGTCAAGCCCGGCTCCGCCACGATGAATGCCAGAAAACTGTTCGACATCGTCCGCGAACTTCCAGACAATCAGGAAATCCATTTGATCAAAGAGGAAAACAACTGGGTGACCATCAAATGCGGAAAATCCAAATTCCGCCTGCCCGGCATGCCGCCGGAGGATTTCCCGGCGCTTCCCGAATACAGCGACCAGGCTCTGATGGAATTCAGCGCCTCCATGCTTCGCGAAATGGTCAAAAAGACCTCCTTCGCCATTTCTCCCGACGAAACCCGGCAAGCCTTGAACGGTCTGCTTCTGGAACGGGACGACGGCTCCGCCGTCATGGTCGGCACCGACGGCCACAGACTCTCAATGATCGCCAGACCGTTGCTGAACCCGCAATCCGATTCGCAGGACAAACAAAGTTTCCTGCTTCCGCGCAAAGCCGTTGCGGAACTGCTCAAACAAATCGATTCGGAAGAAGGCACGCTGAGTTTTTCTGAAAAAGGCTCGCACATCGCATTCTTTCACGGCAAGCAAGTGGTCGTCTCGCGCAAAATTGAAGGGAAATTCCCGAATTACAAACAGGTCATCCCGGCGGACAACAACATCCAGATCCAGATCAACCGCAATGAATTGCAACACGCGCTCAAACGCGTGGCCTTGCTGGCGGACGAAAAATCCAAAATGGTGCGCTTCGAGATTCGCGACAACACCATGACTCTCATTTCGGACAACACGGAAATGGGCGCGGCGCGAGAGGAATTAACGATCGATTATTCCGGGGAGGAAATTTTTGTGGGCCTGAACGCCCGTTACATTCTCGACGTTCTCAACGTGGTCGACGAAGAAACGGTGACCTTGAATCTCAAAGACCAGAACCATTCCTGCCTCATCACGATGGATTCAGACAAGAACTACCAGAGCATCGTCATGCCTATGCGCTTGTAA